AGGTTGTGCGCCAAACTCCCTATCTGACCCACTTTCCAGAGTCATTTGACCCATCACTTTTCCGCTACACCCTCCGGTTTCGCGAGCAGCGCCCAAACGTGAGGCCAGAGACCACAGATCGCTGGCGCGGCTCAACAGGACCGAAGGTCTATGTAACGTTTGGAACGGTTCTCGGACACATGGAGATTGCCACAGCCGCCTATCGAATGGTGCTCGAAGCCGTCGAAGGTCTCGATATCAATGTGGTGATGACTGTCGGGCACAAGTTTGACCCGACACTGCTTGGATCGATCCCTCACAATGTCCAGATCGAGTCCTGGGTTGAGCAGTCCGAGCTCTTGGATGATGCAGACCTCGTTGTCTGCCACGCTGGTTCGGGCACCATGCTCGGCGCTCTCGCGGCCGGAGTCCCCCTTGTGGCCGTTCCATTGTTTGCCGACCAATTCGCAAATGCGTCCCAGCTCCAAGTCATGGGGGCGGGGGTCGCGATATCCGAGCTTGACGAGCATGCAATGAGGTCTATGGACACGACACGTCTTCTCGCTAGGGAGATCATGCGAGTCCTCAATGATCCGAGGTTTGCCGTGTCC
The Ferrimicrobium sp. DNA segment above includes these coding regions:
- a CDS encoding glycosyltransferase, which produces MRILAACSLGGAGHFRPMEPLLATARHQGNAVLVVGPASLQRMVEEAGYDFEPGGEPPESTIAPIRDRLAQSSPKEASILANRVLFGHHATAALLPAMERSFHEWKPTLVLREVCEYASAAIAHRTRTPVAQVAISRADVEWGSIDVASPALEQHLVGLTEVVRQTPYLTHFPESFDPSLFRYTLRFREQRPNVRPETTDRWRGSTGPKVYVTFGTVLGHMEIATAAYRMVLEAVEGLDINVVMTVGHKFDPTLLGSIPHNVQIESWVEQSELLDDADLVVCHAGSGTMLGALAAGVPLVAVPLFADQFANASQLQVMGAGVAISELDEHAMRSMDTTRLLAREIMRVLNDPRFAVSAKRLADEISEMPAPQEALQLLGRTLQNS